A stretch of the Ananas comosus cultivar F153 linkage group 14, ASM154086v1, whole genome shotgun sequence genome encodes the following:
- the LOC109719873 gene encoding uncharacterized protein LOC109719873 has product MDLGQMEEAESLRVGVTDVLRESVSVPRASPRTFALITLTLIFPLSFAVLAHSLFTHPILLHLLRSYDRDGSASSSSSSRASEWSLLLLYQFAYLLFLFTFSLLSTAAVVFTVASLYAAKPVSFASTLSAVPPIFPRLFRTFLWVSLLMLLYNVAFGLSVLLLLLLSDARSAASLLLLAAVVVAFLAAHVYISALWHLASVVAVLEPVCGLAAMAKSRQLLRGRTRVAAVLVTAYLAACGLVGSLFRAAVVKYPDEEGSIWVSPLGKVLVGGALVALLVLLNLLGLLVQSIFYYVCKSFHRQPIDKTALFDHLGGYLGEYVPLKSSIQMENLS; this is encoded by the coding sequence atggatcTGGGGCAGATGGAGGAGGCGGAGAGCCTCCGCGTGGGGGTGACGGACGTGCTGCGAGAGTCGGTGTCGGTGCCGCGCGCATCGCCGCGCACCTTCGCGCTGATCACCCTCACCCTGATCTTCCCTCTGTCCTTCGCGGTGCTGGCCCACTCCCTCTTCACCCACCCCATCCTCCTGCACCTCCTCCGCTCGTACGACCGCGACGGCAGcgcctcttcctcctccagCTCGCGCGCCTCCGAGTGGTCCCTTCTGCTCCTCTACCAGTTCGCctacctcctcttcctcttcaccttctccctcctctccaccgccgcCGTCGTCTTCACGGTCGCCTCCCTCTACGCCGCCAAGCCGGTCTCCTTCGCCTCCACCCTCTCCGCCGTGCCCCCCATCTTCCCCCGCCTCTTCCGCACCTTCCTCTGGGTCTCCCTCCTCATGCTCCTCTACAACGTCGCCTTCGGCCTctccgtcctcctcctcctcctcctctccgacgcccgctccgccgcctccctcctcctcctcgccgccgtcgtcgtcgcctTCCTCGCCGCCCACGTCTACATCTCCGCCCTCTGGCACCTCGCCAGCGTCGTCGCCGTCCTCGAGCCCGTCTGCGGCCTCGCCGCCATGGCCAAGAGCCGCCAGCTCCTCCGCGGCCGCACCCGCGTCGCCGCCGTACTCGTCACGGCCTACCTCGCCGCCTGCGGCCTCGTCGGGAGCCTCTTTCGCGCCGCCGTCGTCAAGTACCCCGATGAAGAGGGCAGCATCTGGGTCAGCCCCCTGGGCAAGGTCCTCGTCGGCGGGGCCCTCGTCGCCCTGCTCGTCCTCCTCAACCTCCTCGGCTTGCTCGTCCAGAGCATCTTCTACTACGTCTGCAAGAGCTTCCACCGCCAGCCGATCGACAAGACCGCCCTCTTTGATCACCTCGGCGGATACCTCGGCGAGTATGTCCCTCTTAAGAGCTCCATTCAGATGGAAAATCTCTCATGA